The region CATTCATATTGTCTTTGGAATCagctattaaaagaagaaattaaaattagcaCCCTAAATATATCACCATCTTGAACaacttaatattttgttttgcaaataaAGCTTGACTTACTTAAATTTTGATCCCCAAATGATAGTACAACCTTCTTCAAAAACTTTGTAGATACATTTTTTGCAAAAACTAAGTCTAAATGAACATTTGATGAGTAAATTGACAGTTCATCAGCTGTATCATTGCAAGTGCCATTATGTGTCGCATTTGAAAAGATTGACCcattttcagaaatattctgCAAGAAAAATTACATCTAAATTAgccaagacaaaaaagaaaagcattaagcAACAGTTAAAACGGTAGAAAATTGCAGTAATCAGCTGGTTCCAAGTTGATGAGATCGAGCTTTTCTGATAATGAAGATTTTTATACTTTCATTTCAGTTAATAATCAAATCTACCTTCAGATAGATAAAAGACAACTGAATATTTGACTagcttataaataaaataaaacatcacaAGCTTGGTTTGAGATTTTAGCATTGATCAGGCCATACAAAATATCCtataatatttagttatgttccTTTACATTTTAAATCAAATCCCATGGACAACTTGCTCTTTCATCTAATTAAAAGGAATTAAGTATTATTCAAAGGTATAGCTGATTCAATCAACTGTTTGACATCCAAAAGTATGCCAAAACACTAAAGACAGAAATCATAATTCAAAGACAGAAATCGTAATTcattagatatttaaatatacttgACATGCATTCTGTTCATGATAAGGGATCAACAGTTGCTTTAAAAAACATTACcttataagaatatttataagatATCTCAGTAGTTATAACAATACAACGTTGTCCATTAGCTCCAGTCACAACATACTTAGTTGATCGTTTTGGAATTGGTATGTGAGTGGTTGGCTTCTCAGTTGTAACATTAGGGGTGCTTGGCTTCTCAGTTGTAACATTAGGGGTGCTTGGCTTCTCAGTTGTAACATTAGGGGTGCTTGGCTTCTCAGTTGTAACATTAGGGGTGCTTGGCTTCTCAGTTGTAACATTAGGGGTGCTTGGCTTCTCAGTTGTAACATTAGGGGTGCTTGGCTTCTCAGTTGTAACATTAGGGGTGCTTGACTTCTCAGTTGTAACATTAGGGGTGCTTGGCTTCTCAGTTGTAACAGAGGTGGTGCTTGGCTTCTCAGTTGTAACAGAGGTGGTGCTTGGCTTCTCAGTTGTAACAGAGGTGGTGCTTGGCTTCTCAGTTGTAACAGAGGTGGTGCTTGGCTTCTCAGTTGTAACAGAGGTGGTGCTTGGCTTCTCAGTTGTAACAGAGGTGGTGCTTGGCTTCTCAGTTGTAACAGAGGTGGTTGGCTGAGTTATAACAACTGGGTTGCTTATACTGCCGGTAGTAATGTTTGATactaatattacaaaataaaaacaaagaaaaatatcaaacatcatcattatgtttAAGTACCAATTCAGAACACAAAAATATAGCCCCCATAACCTGAAGCTGcacaaacaaagaatatatttggAGAAAGTTAGGAATGCTTTAAAATTTAGAtctattaagaaaaaatatataatgctaCCAATCTAATCATTCTCTTAATCTATTTAAGAAATAAAGTTGTGTTAAGCCATGTGATATATCCATAACATTATCTTAATCATTTGGATTCTTTTTAATCCTTGTTACCACatttatgctgaaatatattGCTTTGTTCCAATTAATGCTAAAATTGATAAAGAATTTATTAGAACaattttgccattattaagttggtatttagaaattaaaacatgaaattttgctggAACATTGtttagataactttaaaacaGAGAATCTATATCATAGAACCATGGACCgtttcaggtaggttggtatcgaTAGGGTAATATATCATGCCAACAGAGTGGGAgttcacacaaatataatttcaaagcaaCTAACTGATGGTGAGAATGAATAGATGGCTTACTGAAACTTATAGATAAGCTCTCATAACCATCTGATATAAAATAGTAGACAAtcaataaagttaaaatttaaatgtaCAAGTTttgccaggaaaaaaaaaaaaaagcaactaacTGGAGAATCAATAGCAATCAGTGATTAAATGAAGCAGGTAAGATGAATTTAAACCAAATTTGATCATTTGTTTCACATGTTTTTCCATTTTAGCATGGAATCAATAGAGACATGAAACATTTGATGACTGCCTAACTCCACCCCTCACTTTTCAAAGACAAATGTTGAGGAAACAAAAATTTACTTAGAATTGTAATTACAAACTAATGACAGATACTGGATATGACTTGGAAGGTAACCACTCTAAGAATAAACCAAAGATAAAGAGAAGCAGCAACTAGGAGAGAATACAGATTGCTGGGTCTAACAAAAGAAGGAATGAGAGTTTAAGATGCATGAAAAAGGCTATTTTGTTATTTGGGATGGTTAAAATAACCTAGCAGCTAATAATTTTCTACTTCATTAAGTCATTAAAGAAAAACTGAGCTGCCAAACCAGCAAATACAAGCTTAAATTTTTACTGTTATATATCAAGATACACTGCAAGTTTAAATATTCTACAGTTATGATCAATAACTAAGAACCAAATGGTTTTCAATCCCAAAGTCAGATAATAGCTCC is a window of Octopus bimaculoides isolate UCB-OBI-ISO-001 chromosome 10, ASM119413v2, whole genome shotgun sequence DNA encoding:
- the LOC106883513 gene encoding uncharacterized protein LOC106883513, whose protein sequence is MKSILICVAVLILSNITTGSISNPVVITQPTTSVTTEKPSTTSVTTEKPSTTSVTTEKPSTTSVTTEKPSTTSVTTEKPSTTSVTTEKPSTTSVTTEKPSTPNVTTEKSSTPNVTTEKPSTPNVTTEKPSTPNVTTEKPSTPNVTTEKPSTPNVTTEKPSTPNVTTEKPSTPNVTTEKPTTHIPIPKRSTKYVVTGANGQRCIVITTEISYKYSYKNISENGSIFSNATHNGTCNDTADELSIYSSNVHLDLVFAKNVSTKFLKKVVLSFGDQNLTDSKDNMNELLLKDNEYFICKSSKKITLNNSVITFSDLTLDIFRNATNTTTLGSRHICVEDMKTSSIVPIAVGAALAGLVITVLIAYLIGRKRSRRGYESV